CCCCCACGACGATCGCGTCCGCCTCGACCACGGTGCCATCGGTGAGGCGGATTCCGGTGGCCCGGTTGTCCTTACCGACGATCTCGCGCACCCCGGAGTTCAGGCGCAACTCCACACCGTGGTCGCGGTGCAGGGCGGCGTAGGTTTCGGCGACCTCGGCGCCGAGCACCGCCAGCAACGGCAACTTCGATCTCCCCACCACCGTGACTGCGCAGCCCGCCGCTCGGGCGGCGGCCGCGGTCTCCAAACCGATCCACCCCGCCCCGACGATCGCCACCCGGTCCGCCGCGGCGAACGCGGCCTTCATTGTTTCGCAGTCGGTGACCCGGCGCAGGTAGTGCACCCCGTCCAGATCAGCGCCGGGCACCTGCAGCCGGCGGGGCGACGAACCGGTGGTCAACAGCAACTTGTCGTATCCGAGCCTCTCGACGCCGTCGATGACCACCTCGTGTTCGGTCCGGTCGAGGGCGGTGACCGGGGTCCCCACCCGCAACTCGATGTCGTGGTCGGTGTACCACCCGGCCGGGTGAATGTAGATCTTCTCCCGCGCGGTGGTGCCTTGGAGGTAGGCCTTCGACAGTGGGGGTCGGTCGTAGGGGCGGTCGGTCTCGTCGCCGATGAGAACGATCCGTCCGTCGAACCCGCCGGTGCGCAGCGCCTCAGCGGCCTTCGCACCGGCCAGTCCGGCGCCCACGATGACGAATGTCTGCTCTGCAGTGGCCATGTCATGTCCTTCTCTGATGCGAGGTGTTTCAGGTGTGAGGACCGATTTCATGCGTTGCGGTTCAGGTCGCGGTGTCCTGTTCACCGCGCGCCGTCCGTATCGCGCGCCCGGTCGGGTCGGGTCGGGTCGTGCCGGTCATCGTTGCGCCAGCTGGTGGGCTTTGGCGTGGAGTTCGGTGAGCAGATCGGCGTACGACTGGTGAAAGGCGGTGACACCCTGGTCTTCGAGGGTGCGGCCGACGTCGTCCATGTCGATGCCCACCGCGGCGAGCTCGCCGAGGACGGTGGCCGCGGCGGCGGGGTCGGTGTCGATGGAGCGCGTGAGGGTGCCGTGATCCTCGAATGCCGTGATGGTGGCCTCGGGCAGCGTGTTGACGGTGTCCGGGCCGATGAGACTGTCGACGTAGCGGGTGTCCGGGTAGTCGGGGTTCTTGGTCGAGGTCGATGCCCACAGTGGCCGTTGCACCCGGGCGCCGCGGGCGGCGAGTGTCTCCCACCGCGGACCGGTGAAGCGGTCCCGGAAGATCCGGTAGGCGAGGCGGGCCTGGGCGATCGCCGCCCGACCCCGCAACCCTGGGGCCTCGGGGTCGCCGCTGTGCTCGAGTCGTCGATCGACCTCCGTGTCGACGCGGCTGACGAAGAACGATGCGACGCTGCGCACCGCGGCCGGTTCCCCGCCCCGTGCCGCCAGCGTCTCCAGACCCTGCAGGTACGCCTCGATCACCTGTTCGTAGCGGGCGAGGGAGAAGATCAAGGTGATGTTGATGCTGACGCCCTTGCCGATCATGTCCGCGATCGCCGGTATTCCCTCCGCGGTCGCGGGGATCTTCACGAACACGTTCGGTCGGGCGATCCGTTCGTGCAGTCGCCCGGCCGCGGCGATCGTGGCGTCGGTGTCCCGTGCCAGTTCCGGGGCGACCTCGATCGAGACGAACCCATCGGTGCCGCCCGAGGTGTCGTAGACGGGCCGCAATATCGCGGCTGCGTCGACGACATCGGCCGCGGCGAGCTCCCAGTACGCGTCCTCGACCGCGAGTCCCTGGGCGATGAGCGCCGCGAACTGTGCGTCGTAGGCATCGGAGCCGGCGATGGCCCGCGCGAAGATGGTGGGGTTGGCCGTCACCCCCCGGATCCCGGCGGCCACGAACCCGGCGAGGGTGCCATCGCGCAGGTAGGGGCGGGTGAGGTTGTCCAACCAGGGGCTTTGTCCCTGCTCGCGGTACAGACGATGCAACCGGCTCACCGCTGCCCCTACCGATGGGGGTGGGAATCTGTTCATCGCCGTGCCTCTCGTCGTTCGGGCGTCTCATCCACGCCCACTTGGCTCCCCGCTCTGCCGGCGTGTGCACCGTGTCACTGCCGGTCGGTCGGTGGTTGATCTCGTGTGGTGAGAAACTTCGATGGATCGCTGCCCGCCCGGGCCCCGGCGGTGAACCACGCCGCGAATCCCTGCGGATCGCGGCGCTCGATCTCGTCGAGGTACTGCTGACGGATCCGGGCAAGTCGCAACCGGTCGGTGACCGACCTGGCGTTCTGCAGCTCCGCGAAACTGGTGCGCCAGCCGCGGCACAACGCATCGCCGGACAATTCCGCACAGCTCGGCGGCGGTGCCGCCGGGGAACCCGGAGCGCTCGCCTCGTCCGGATCACACAGAGCAGAGGGCTGCCGGGAGAGCAACTGCGCCAACGGCGGCCAGCTTCGAAGCCACCGCGCCACCGGCCGGGCGGTGACCGTCAGCACGAGCACCAGCGGCACGGCCGCAGCGCCGGACAGCGCGATCAGGCCGACAATGCCGATCAGGGCCGCGCCCGCGGTAGCGGCGTTGAGTGCGGCGGTCGGCAGCGATGAACGCGGCGTGGCGGTGGCGGACCTGTCGGCCACCATCGCGGTCAGGCCGCCGCCGGTCACTGCCGCCGCGAACGCCGCGGACACGAGGACGTCGGGGTGGACGGTGAAGATCGCGACCGCGAAGCCGACCAACCCCAATGGCACGGTCACCACCCACCAGAGGATTCGATAGACACCCATGGGATGTAATCCCTTGCAGAGATATGGCTTTGAGCGATGCGGACCGCCCTGGACCCACTGTGTCACCGAAAAGAGTGACGAACGGTGAGCCGTCATGGGTCCCCGGTTCGGGGGTTTCCAGATGCGGTCCCGATGGTTCGCGGTGTGATGCGCGACGAGCGCGTCCTGGCACGCAACGCTTGCATGGAGCGCCGCGGTCGCGGTGCGCCGGAATGCCGGTGCTCGGATGGGCGGGTCCGTCGATCGACGCGCGAGCCGATCCGGCGCCTCGCTCCTGCCGGTTCGTGTCCGTCAGGGACGGGCGGCGGTGCCCGGGGGCGAGTGTGCGTGTGCGGACGCTGCGTGGTGGACCACGACACAGCACCGGTCCGGTCGCGGGTCCAATTCTGCGTGCGCGTCGTGTTGGGTGCTCCCGGCGATCGCGCCCTCGACAAGGCGTAAATTCAACCCGCACACCACGTCCAGGTGGTCACGGGCGACATGGTGAAAGGGGCAGTTGCGTAGGTCGATACGGCCGTCGTCGGCGACCTGGGGCAGGTATCCGCAGCCGCGGAGCGCCGCCAGGAGATCTCCCCCGGTGTCGGCGACGGCCCGCTTGCCGGCGTCGAGCGCGGCCTCGTTCACGGCCGCCCGCACGGTTCCGCTGGTGTCCTGTTCGACCGAGGAGACGAGCAACCGTGCGAGCAGTTCATAGTCCCGGGGCGGCACGCTGACGGTCATTTCCGTCGTGGCCCGGGTGTAGAACTTCGCGGGACGGCCGGCGCCGGGCCCGCCGCGGCCGGCCGGCCGCTGGTAACTGACCGTCACCAGGTCGGCATCGGCCAGCTTGTCGAGGTGATAGGCCGCGAGGGTCCGGCCGACGTCGACGGCGGCGGCCGCCTGCTCCCGCGAGACCGGTGCGTCGCTTTCGGTCACGTAGTCATACAGCCTGCGCCGCAACGGATCATCGAGGTTGCTCAACGCCGCCAGCACCGCCGGCGCAGCGGATCGCGGAGTGGACATACCCCGACTGTAACACCAAAAAGTATTGACAAATAGGTGTGGAGGGAAGATTCTAAAAATGAGTCCTATTACTTTTACAAAGGGGTTTCTGATGACTACTCCCACGCCCGACTCGTCGGCGACCGCACCCACACCCGGCACAGCCCTGCAACGCGCTCGCAGTGACCCCGCCTACGGCGCGTTCCTGTTGCTGCGGATCGGATTCACCGTGCTCCCGATCGTGATGGGCATCGACAAGTTCACGAACGTGCTCACCACCTGGGAGGACTACCTGGCGCCGTGGATCGTCGACCTCAGCCCGTTCAGCGCGCACCAAACCATGCTGGTCGTCGGAGTGATCGAAATCGTCGCCGGCATCGCCGTCGCGATCAAACCACGCTATGCGGCCTACATCGTCGCCGCCTGGCTCGCCGGAATCGTGATCAACCTGCTGAGCTACCCCGGCTTCTACGACATCGCACTGCGTGACTTCGGACTGATGCTCGCCGCCCTCACCCTCGGCCGGTTGGCCTACGTGTACGACCCGGCCTGGCACCGGCGCACCGCACTCGCCCCGAAACTCAGTGCCGCCTAGCCGACACCGACGTGCGTCCCCTCGTTCCGGGGCGCGCGACGTCGACACCCTCATTCGTCCACCCGCCCGAGACCGCTGCGCTTCGCCGGGTGGACGCCACCCACCACCACTGCGGAAGGAACCCGGCATGCCGTCGACCGCGACACTCCACGTTCTCCATCAGGCACCAGGACGAGACCTGGCTGCGGCCGAAGAGGCGGCAGCGGCGTTCCTCGAAGCTCTCGGGATCGACCTGGACTCGGAGAGCCTGCGCCAGACGCCCCGCCGCATGGCCCACGGCTACGCCGAACTGTTCACCCCCCGCGCCTTCGATCTGACCACCTTCCCCAACGACGAGGACTACGACGAGCTCGTCCTGGTCCGCAACGTCCCGCTGCGATCGGTGTGCGAGCATCATCTGCTGCCGTTCGCCGGTACCGTGCACATCGGGTATCTGCCCGGCGAACGCATCATCGGATTGTCCAAGCTCGCCCGCGTGGCAGAGCATTTCGCCTGTCGCCCTCAAGTTCAGGAACGGCTCACCAAGCAGATCGCGGGCT
The sequence above is drawn from the Rhodococcus jostii RHA1 genome and encodes:
- a CDS encoding DoxX family membrane protein, whose amino-acid sequence is MTTPTPDSSATAPTPGTALQRARSDPAYGAFLLLRIGFTVLPIVMGIDKFTNVLTTWEDYLAPWIVDLSPFSAHQTMLVVGVIEIVAGIAVAIKPRYAAYIVAAWLAGIVINLLSYPGFYDIALRDFGLMLAALTLGRLAYVYDPAWHRRTALAPKLSAA
- a CDS encoding helix-turn-helix transcriptional regulator, with translation MSTPRSAAPAVLAALSNLDDPLRRRLYDYVTESDAPVSREQAAAAVDVGRTLAAYHLDKLADADLVTVSYQRPAGRGGPGAGRPAKFYTRATTEMTVSVPPRDYELLARLLVSSVEQDTSGTVRAAVNEAALDAGKRAVADTGGDLLAALRGCGYLPQVADDGRIDLRNCPFHHVARDHLDVVCGLNLRLVEGAIAGSTQHDAHAELDPRPDRCCVVVHHAASAHAHSPPGTAARP
- a CDS encoding NAD(P)/FAD-dependent oxidoreductase, with protein sequence MATAEQTFVIVGAGLAGAKAAEALRTGGFDGRIVLIGDETDRPYDRPPLSKAYLQGTTAREKIYIHPAGWYTDHDIELRVGTPVTALDRTEHEVVIDGVERLGYDKLLLTTGSSPRRLQVPGADLDGVHYLRRVTDCETMKAAFAAADRVAIVGAGWIGLETAAAARAAGCAVTVVGRSKLPLLAVLGAEVAETYAALHRDHGVELRLNSGVREIVGKDNRATGIRLTDGTVVEADAIVVGVGIVPNTALAETAGLAVDNGIVVDEHLATTDPDVFAAGDVANTFYPLLGTHLRLEHWSAALNQGPVAAENMIGRVTAYDQVPYFFSDQYDSGMEYSGYVPHGSYDSVVFRGDVAAGEFIAFWMRDGRVLAGMNVNTWGVTDAIEALVRSGERVDPAKLADPDELLRYLADRVPGGAR
- the tal gene encoding transaldolase; its protein translation is MSRLHRLYREQGQSPWLDNLTRPYLRDGTLAGFVAAGIRGVTANPTIFARAIAGSDAYDAQFAALIAQGLAVEDAYWELAAADVVDAAAILRPVYDTSGGTDGFVSIEVAPELARDTDATIAAAGRLHERIARPNVFVKIPATAEGIPAIADMIGKGVSINITLIFSLARYEQVIEAYLQGLETLAARGGEPAAVRSVASFFVSRVDTEVDRRLEHSGDPEAPGLRGRAAIAQARLAYRIFRDRFTGPRWETLAARGARVQRPLWASTSTKNPDYPDTRYVDSLIGPDTVNTLPEATITAFEDHGTLTRSIDTDPAAAATVLGELAAVGIDMDDVGRTLEDQGVTAFHQSYADLLTELHAKAHQLAQR
- the folE gene encoding GTP cyclohydrolase I FolE, with product MPSTATLHVLHQAPGRDLAAAEEAAAAFLEALGIDLDSESLRQTPRRMAHGYAELFTPRAFDLTTFPNDEDYDELVLVRNVPLRSVCEHHLLPFAGTVHIGYLPGERIIGLSKLARVAEHFACRPQVQERLTKQIAGWLDEHLHPRGVGVVIEAEHSCMTLRGVQSVGSATVTSALLGALRDDPRSRQEFFALAGVHA